In the Neomonachus schauinslandi chromosome 13, ASM220157v2, whole genome shotgun sequence genome, one interval contains:
- the PIGO gene encoding GPI ethanolamine phosphate transferase 3 isoform X4, producing the protein MQKISVLLFLAWVCFLFYAGIALFTSGFLLTRLELTNHSSCQEPPGPGSLPWGSQGKPGACWMASRFSRLVLVLIDALRFDFAQPQPSHSPGEPPVSLPFLGKLDSLQRILEIQPHHARLYQSKADPPTTTMQRLKALTTGSLPTFIDAGSNFASYAIVEDNLMKQLASAGRRVVFMGDDTWKDLFPGAFSQAFFFPSFNVRDLHTVDNGILEHLYPTMDSGEWDMLIAHFLGVDHCGHKYGPHHPEMAKKLSQMDQVIQGLVERLENDTLLVVIGDHGMTMTGDHGGDSELEISAALFLYSPKALFPGAPPEEPEVVPQISLVPTLALLLGLPIPFGNIGEVMAELFSEVEDSQPHSSALAQASALHLNAQQVSRFLHTYSAAAQDLQVKELHRLQTLFSKASADYQRLLQRPQGAEAALQTVITELQQFLRGVRAICIQSWARFSLGRMAGGAALMAAACFLCLLVSQWATSPGFCFHPLLTPMVCGLAGTIVCAGLLTTTGLKLDPVVLGAMAAAGSLLPFLWKAWAGWGSKRPLVALLPIPGPVLLFLLIRFAAFFSDSFVVAEARATPFLLGSLILLLIAQLHWEGKLLPPKLLTIPRLCFSVSTGPPRHNGTHALGLGVGLLLCIRLAGLFQRCPEETPACHSSPWLSPLASMVGGRAKNLWYGACVGALVALLAAVRLWLRRYSNLKSPEPSVLFVRWGLPLMALGTAAYWALVSGADEAPPRLRALVAGASVVLPRAVAGLAASGLMLLLWRPVTVLVKATTGAPRTRTVLTPFSGPPTSRADLDYVVPQIYRHMQEEFRGRLERTKSQGPLTVAACHLGSVYSAAMVTALTLLAFPLLLLHAERISLVFLLLFLQSFLLLHLLAAGIPITTPGPFTVPWQAVSAWALMATQTFYSMGHQPVFPAIHWHAAFVGFPEGHGSSTWLPALLVGANTFASHLLFAVGCPLLLLWPFLCESQGPRKRWQPLGKNEAEARVRPEEEEEPLMEMRLRDAPHHFNAALLQLGLKYLFVLGIQILACALAASILRRHLMVWKVFAPKFIFEAMGFIVSSVGLFLGIALVMRVDGAVSSWFRQLVLAQQR; encoded by the exons ATGCAGAAGATCTCGGTGCTGCTCTTCCTGGCCTGGGTCTGCTTCCTCTTCTACGCTGGCATTGCTCTCTTCACCAGTGGCTTCCTGCTCACCCGTTTGGAACTCACCAACCATAGCAGCTGCCAAGAGCCTCCAGGCCCTGGGTCCCTGCCATGGGGGAGCCAAGGGAAGCCTGGGGCCTGCTGGATGGCTTCTCGATTTTCTCGGCTTGTGTTGGTGCTGATAGATGCTCTGCGATTTGACtttgcccagccccagccctcacACAGTCCTGGAGAGCCTcctgtctctctgcccttcctgggCAAACTGGACTCCTTGCAGAGGATCCTGGAGATTCAACCCCACCATGCCCGGCTCTACCAATCTAAGGCTgatccccccaccaccaccatgcaGCGCCTCAAGGCCCTCACCACAGGCTCACTGCCTACCTTCATCGATGCCGGCAGTAACTTTGCCAGCTATGCCATAGTGGAAGACAATCTCATGAAGCAACTCGCCAGTGCAG GAAGGCGTGTGGTCTTCATGGGAGATGATACCTGGAAAGATCTTTTTCCTGGAGCTTTCTCCCAAGCTTTCTTCTTCCCATCCTTCAATGTCAGAGACCTGCACACAGTGGACAATGGCATCCTGGAACACCTCTATCCAACCA TGGACAGTGGTGAATGGGATATGCTGATTGCTCACTTCCTGGGTGTGGATCACTGTGGCCACAAGTATGGCCCTCATCACCCTGAAATGGCCAAGAAACTTAGCCAAATGGACCAGGTGATCCA GGGACTTGTGGAGCGTCTGGAAAATGACACACTGCTGGTCGTGATTGGGGACCATGGGATGACCATGACTGGGGACCATGGAGGAGACAGTGAGCTGGAGATCTCGGCTGCACTTTTTCTCTACAGTCCCAAAGCCCTCTTTCCTGGTGCCCCACCAGAG GAGCCGGAGGTAGTTCCTCAAATCAGCCTTGTGCCTACGCTGGCCCTGCTGCTGGGCCTGCCCATTCCATTTGGGAACATCGGGGAGGTAATGGCTGAGCTGTTCTCAGAGGTTGAAGACTCCCAGCCTCACTCCTCTGCTCTGGCCCAAGCCTCGGCTCTCCATCTCAATGCCCAGCAG GTATCCCGATTTCTTCACACCTACTCAGCTGCTGCTCAGGACCTTCAAGTTAAGGAGCTTCATCGGCTGCAGACCCTTTTCTCCAAGGCCTCTGCTGACTACCAGCGGCTCCTGCAGAGGCCCCAGGGGGCTGAGGCAGCACTGCAGACTGTGATTACTGAGCTGCAGCAGTTCCTGCGGGGAGTTCGGGCCATATGCATTCAGTCTTGGGCTCGTTTCTCTCTGGGCCGCATGGCAGGGGGTGCTGCTCTCATGGCTGCTGCCTGCTTTCTTTGCCTGCTGGTATCCCAGTGGGCAACATCCCCAGGCTTCTGCTTCCACCCCCTCCTAACACCCATGGTCTGTGGTCTGGCTGGTACCATAGTGTGTGCTGGACTCTTGACAACTACTGGGCTGAAGCTGGATCCAGTGGTTCTAGGGGCCATGGCTGCAGCAGGCTCACTCCTGCCTTTTCTGTGGAAAGCCTGGGCTGGCTGGGGGTCCAAGAGGCCCCTGGTAGCCCTGCTTCCCATCCCTGGGCCTGTCCTGTTATTCCTGCTCATTCGCTTTGCTGCTTTCTTCTCTGATAGCTTTGTTGTAGCTGAGGCCAGGGCCACCCCCTTCCTTTTGGGCTCACTCATCCTGCTCCTGATTGCCCAGCTTCATTGGGAGGGCAAGCTGCTGCCACCTAAGCTGCTCACAATACCCCGCCTTTGCTTTTCGGTCTCGACAGGCCCACCACGGCACAATGGCACACATGCTCTGGGACTTGGAGTCGGGTTGCTTTTATGTATAAGGCTAGCTGGGCTTTTTCAACGCTGCCCTGAAGAGACACCTGCTTGCCATTCCTCTCCCTGGCTGAGTCCCTTGGCATCCATGGTGGGTGGTCGAGCCAAGAATTTGTGGTATGGAGCTTGTGTGGGGGCTTTGGTAGCCCTGTTAGCTGCCGTGCGCCTGTGGCTTCGCCGCTACAGCAATCTCAAGAGCCCTGAGCCCTCTGTGCTCTTTGTGCGCTGGGGGCTGCCCTTGATGGCACTGGGCACTGCTGCCTACTGGGCACTGGTGTCGGGGGCAGATGAAGCACCCCCGCGTCTCCGGGCCTTGGTTGCTGGGGCATCAGTTGTGCTGCCTAGGGCTGTGGCCGGGTTGGCTGCTTCAGGGCTCATGCTGCTGCTCTGGAGGCCTGTGACAGTGCTGGTGAAGGCTACGACGGGTGCCCCAAGGACCAGGACTGTCCTCACTCCCTTCTCAGGGCCCCCCACTTCTCGGGCTGACCTGGATTATGTGGTACCTCAAATCTACCGACATATGCAGGAGGAGTTCCGGGGCCGTCTAGAGAGGACCAAATCCCAAGGTCCCCTGACTGTGGCGGCCTGTCACCTGGGGAGTGTCTACTCAGCTGCTATGGTCACGGCTCTCACTCTCTTGGCCTTCCCACTTCTGCTATTGCACGCAGAGCGCATTAGCCTTGTGTTCCTGCTTCTGTTTCTGCAGAGCTTCCTTCTCCTGCATCTGCTTGCTGCTGGGATACCCATCACCACCCCTG GTCCTTTTACTGTGCCATGGCAGGCGGTCTCTGCTTGGGCCCTCATGGCCACGCAGACCTTCTACTCCATGGGCCACCAGCCTGTCTTTCCAGCCATTCATTGGCACGCAGCCTTCGTGGGATTCCCAGAGGGTCATGGCTCCTCCACCTGGCTGCCTGCTCTGCTGGTGGGAGCCAACACCTTTGCCTCCCATCTCCTCTTTGCAG TAGGTTGCCCATTGCTTTTGCTCTGGCCCTTCCTCTGTGAGAGTCAAGGGCCCCGGAAGAGGTGGCAGCCCCTAGGGAAGAATGAAGCTGAAGCCAGAGTCaggcctgaggaggaggaggagccacTGATGGAGATGCGGCTCCGGGATGCACCTCATCACTTCAATGCAGCACTGCTGCAGCTGGGCCTCAAGTACCTCTTTGTCCTTGGCATTCAG ATTCTGGCCTGTGCCTTGGCAGCCTCCATCCTCCGCAGGCATCTCATGGTCTGGAAGGTGTTTGCCCCCAA GTTCATTTTTGAAGCCATGGGCTTTATTGTGAGCAGCGTGGGACTTTTCCTGGGCATAGCTTTGGTGATGCGAGTGGATGGTGCTGTGAGCTCCTGGTTCAGGCAGCTAGTTCTCGCCCAGCAGAGGTAG
- the PIGO gene encoding GPI ethanolamine phosphate transferase 3 isoform X3 codes for MNSLPATSRMQKISVLLFLAWVCFLFYAGIALFTSGFLLTRLELTNHSSCQEPPGPGSLPWGSQGKPGACWMASRFSRLVLVLIDALRFDFAQPQPSHSPGEPPVSLPFLGKLDSLQRILEIQPHHARLYQSKADPPTTTMQRLKALTTGSLPTFIDAGSNFASYAIVEDNLMKQLASAGRRVVFMGDDTWKDLFPGAFSQAFFFPSFNVRDLHTVDNGILEHLYPTMDSGEWDMLIAHFLGVDHCGHKYGPHHPEMAKKLSQMDQVIQGLVERLENDTLLVVIGDHGMTMTGDHGGDSELEISAALFLYSPKALFPGAPPEEPEVVPQISLVPTLALLLGLPIPFGNIGEVMAELFSEVEDSQPHSSALAQASALHLNAQQVSRFLHTYSAAAQDLQVKELHRLQTLFSKASADYQRLLQRPQGAEAALQTVITELQQFLRGVRAICIQSWARFSLGRMAGGAALMAAACFLCLLVSQWATSPGFCFHPLLTPMVCGLAGTIVCAGLLTTTGLKLDPVVLGAMAAAGSLLPFLWKAWAGWGSKRPLVALLPIPGPVLLFLLIRFAAFFSDSFVVAEARATPFLLGSLILLLIAQLHWEGKLLPPKLLTIPRLCFSVSTGPPRHNGTHALGLGVGLLLCIRLAGLFQRCPEETPACHSSPWLSPLASMVGGRAKNLWYGACVGALVALLAAVRLWLRRYSNLKSPEPSVLFVRWGLPLMALGTAAYWALVSGADEAPPRLRALVAGASVVLPRAVAGLAASGLMLLLWRPVTVLVKATTGAPRTRTVLTPFSGPPTSRADLDYVVPQIYRHMQEEFRGRLERTKSQGPLTVAACHLGSVYSAAMVTALTLLAFPLLLLHAERISLVFLLLFLQSFLLLHLLAAGIPITTPGPFTVPWQAVSAWALMATQTFYSMGHQPVFPAIHWHAAFVGFPEGHGSSTWLPALLVGANTFASHLLFAVGCPLLLLWPFLCESQGPRKRWQPLGKNEAEARVRPEEEEEPLMEMRLRDAPHHFNAALLQLGLKYLFVLGIQILACALAASILRRHLMVWKVFAPKFIFEAMGFIVSSVGLFLGIALVMRVDGAVSSWFRQLVLAQQR; via the exons ATGAATTCCCTCCCCGCTACCAGCAGGATGCAGAAGATCTCGGTGCTGCTCTTCCTGGCCTGGGTCTGCTTCCTCTTCTACGCTGGCATTGCTCTCTTCACCAGTGGCTTCCTGCTCACCCGTTTGGAACTCACCAACCATAGCAGCTGCCAAGAGCCTCCAGGCCCTGGGTCCCTGCCATGGGGGAGCCAAGGGAAGCCTGGGGCCTGCTGGATGGCTTCTCGATTTTCTCGGCTTGTGTTGGTGCTGATAGATGCTCTGCGATTTGACtttgcccagccccagccctcacACAGTCCTGGAGAGCCTcctgtctctctgcccttcctgggCAAACTGGACTCCTTGCAGAGGATCCTGGAGATTCAACCCCACCATGCCCGGCTCTACCAATCTAAGGCTgatccccccaccaccaccatgcaGCGCCTCAAGGCCCTCACCACAGGCTCACTGCCTACCTTCATCGATGCCGGCAGTAACTTTGCCAGCTATGCCATAGTGGAAGACAATCTCATGAAGCAACTCGCCAGTGCAG GAAGGCGTGTGGTCTTCATGGGAGATGATACCTGGAAAGATCTTTTTCCTGGAGCTTTCTCCCAAGCTTTCTTCTTCCCATCCTTCAATGTCAGAGACCTGCACACAGTGGACAATGGCATCCTGGAACACCTCTATCCAACCA TGGACAGTGGTGAATGGGATATGCTGATTGCTCACTTCCTGGGTGTGGATCACTGTGGCCACAAGTATGGCCCTCATCACCCTGAAATGGCCAAGAAACTTAGCCAAATGGACCAGGTGATCCA GGGACTTGTGGAGCGTCTGGAAAATGACACACTGCTGGTCGTGATTGGGGACCATGGGATGACCATGACTGGGGACCATGGAGGAGACAGTGAGCTGGAGATCTCGGCTGCACTTTTTCTCTACAGTCCCAAAGCCCTCTTTCCTGGTGCCCCACCAGAG GAGCCGGAGGTAGTTCCTCAAATCAGCCTTGTGCCTACGCTGGCCCTGCTGCTGGGCCTGCCCATTCCATTTGGGAACATCGGGGAGGTAATGGCTGAGCTGTTCTCAGAGGTTGAAGACTCCCAGCCTCACTCCTCTGCTCTGGCCCAAGCCTCGGCTCTCCATCTCAATGCCCAGCAG GTATCCCGATTTCTTCACACCTACTCAGCTGCTGCTCAGGACCTTCAAGTTAAGGAGCTTCATCGGCTGCAGACCCTTTTCTCCAAGGCCTCTGCTGACTACCAGCGGCTCCTGCAGAGGCCCCAGGGGGCTGAGGCAGCACTGCAGACTGTGATTACTGAGCTGCAGCAGTTCCTGCGGGGAGTTCGGGCCATATGCATTCAGTCTTGGGCTCGTTTCTCTCTGGGCCGCATGGCAGGGGGTGCTGCTCTCATGGCTGCTGCCTGCTTTCTTTGCCTGCTGGTATCCCAGTGGGCAACATCCCCAGGCTTCTGCTTCCACCCCCTCCTAACACCCATGGTCTGTGGTCTGGCTGGTACCATAGTGTGTGCTGGACTCTTGACAACTACTGGGCTGAAGCTGGATCCAGTGGTTCTAGGGGCCATGGCTGCAGCAGGCTCACTCCTGCCTTTTCTGTGGAAAGCCTGGGCTGGCTGGGGGTCCAAGAGGCCCCTGGTAGCCCTGCTTCCCATCCCTGGGCCTGTCCTGTTATTCCTGCTCATTCGCTTTGCTGCTTTCTTCTCTGATAGCTTTGTTGTAGCTGAGGCCAGGGCCACCCCCTTCCTTTTGGGCTCACTCATCCTGCTCCTGATTGCCCAGCTTCATTGGGAGGGCAAGCTGCTGCCACCTAAGCTGCTCACAATACCCCGCCTTTGCTTTTCGGTCTCGACAGGCCCACCACGGCACAATGGCACACATGCTCTGGGACTTGGAGTCGGGTTGCTTTTATGTATAAGGCTAGCTGGGCTTTTTCAACGCTGCCCTGAAGAGACACCTGCTTGCCATTCCTCTCCCTGGCTGAGTCCCTTGGCATCCATGGTGGGTGGTCGAGCCAAGAATTTGTGGTATGGAGCTTGTGTGGGGGCTTTGGTAGCCCTGTTAGCTGCCGTGCGCCTGTGGCTTCGCCGCTACAGCAATCTCAAGAGCCCTGAGCCCTCTGTGCTCTTTGTGCGCTGGGGGCTGCCCTTGATGGCACTGGGCACTGCTGCCTACTGGGCACTGGTGTCGGGGGCAGATGAAGCACCCCCGCGTCTCCGGGCCTTGGTTGCTGGGGCATCAGTTGTGCTGCCTAGGGCTGTGGCCGGGTTGGCTGCTTCAGGGCTCATGCTGCTGCTCTGGAGGCCTGTGACAGTGCTGGTGAAGGCTACGACGGGTGCCCCAAGGACCAGGACTGTCCTCACTCCCTTCTCAGGGCCCCCCACTTCTCGGGCTGACCTGGATTATGTGGTACCTCAAATCTACCGACATATGCAGGAGGAGTTCCGGGGCCGTCTAGAGAGGACCAAATCCCAAGGTCCCCTGACTGTGGCGGCCTGTCACCTGGGGAGTGTCTACTCAGCTGCTATGGTCACGGCTCTCACTCTCTTGGCCTTCCCACTTCTGCTATTGCACGCAGAGCGCATTAGCCTTGTGTTCCTGCTTCTGTTTCTGCAGAGCTTCCTTCTCCTGCATCTGCTTGCTGCTGGGATACCCATCACCACCCCTG GTCCTTTTACTGTGCCATGGCAGGCGGTCTCTGCTTGGGCCCTCATGGCCACGCAGACCTTCTACTCCATGGGCCACCAGCCTGTCTTTCCAGCCATTCATTGGCACGCAGCCTTCGTGGGATTCCCAGAGGGTCATGGCTCCTCCACCTGGCTGCCTGCTCTGCTGGTGGGAGCCAACACCTTTGCCTCCCATCTCCTCTTTGCAG TAGGTTGCCCATTGCTTTTGCTCTGGCCCTTCCTCTGTGAGAGTCAAGGGCCCCGGAAGAGGTGGCAGCCCCTAGGGAAGAATGAAGCTGAAGCCAGAGTCaggcctgaggaggaggaggagccacTGATGGAGATGCGGCTCCGGGATGCACCTCATCACTTCAATGCAGCACTGCTGCAGCTGGGCCTCAAGTACCTCTTTGTCCTTGGCATTCAG ATTCTGGCCTGTGCCTTGGCAGCCTCCATCCTCCGCAGGCATCTCATGGTCTGGAAGGTGTTTGCCCCCAA GTTCATTTTTGAAGCCATGGGCTTTATTGTGAGCAGCGTGGGACTTTTCCTGGGCATAGCTTTGGTGATGCGAGTGGATGGTGCTGTGAGCTCCTGGTTCAGGCAGCTAGTTCTCGCCCAGCAGAGGTAG
- the PIGO gene encoding GPI ethanolamine phosphate transferase 3 isoform X6 produces MPIVCEPHFQKHWYNWWRGTLYWVGYGAVYLPEGFQEEVILAGLCIEGPEYPLVLYPTVMNSLPATSRMQKISVLLFLAWVCFLFYAGIALFTSGFLLTRLELTNHSSCQEPPGPGSLPWGSQGKPGACWMASRFSRLVLVLIDALRFDFAQPQPSHSPGEPPVSLPFLGKLDSLQRILEIQPHHARLYQSKADPPTTTMQRLKALTTGSLPTFIDAGSNFASYAIVEDNLMKQLASAGRRVVFMGDDTWKDLFPGAFSQAFFFPSFNVRDLHTVDNGILEHLYPTMDSGEWDMLIAHFLGVDHCGHKYGPHHPEMAKKLSQMDQVIQGLVERLENDTLLVVIGDHGMTMTGDHGGDSELEISAALFLYSPKALFPGAPPEEPEVVPQISLVPTLALLLGLPIPFGNIGEVMAELFSEVEDSQPHSSALAQASALHLNAQQVSRFLHTYSAAAQDLQVKELHRLQTLFSKASADYQRLLQRPQGAEAALQTVITELQQFLRGVRAICIQSWARFSLGRMSFLLLHLLAAGIPITTPGPFTVPWQAVSAWALMATQTFYSMGHQPVFPAIHWHAAFVGFPEGHGSSTWLPALLVGANTFASHLLFAVGCPLLLLWPFLCESQGPRKRWQPLGKNEAEARVRPEEEEEPLMEMRLRDAPHHFNAALLQLGLKYLFVLGIQILACALAASILRRHLMVWKVFAPKFIFEAMGFIVSSVGLFLGIALVMRVDGAVSSWFRQLVLAQQR; encoded by the exons ATGCCCATAGTCTGCGAACCTCACTTTCAGAAACACTGGTATAACTGGTGGAGAGGAACATTGTATTGGGTTGGCTATGGGGCTGTTTATCTTCCGGAAGGCTTCCAAGAGGAAGTGATTCTAGCTGGGCTTTGTATTGAGGGACCAGAATATCCATTGGTTCTTTACCCCACAGTGATGAATTCCCTCCCCGCTACCAGCAGGATGCAGAAGATCTCGGTGCTGCTCTTCCTGGCCTGGGTCTGCTTCCTCTTCTACGCTGGCATTGCTCTCTTCACCAGTGGCTTCCTGCTCACCCGTTTGGAACTCACCAACCATAGCAGCTGCCAAGAGCCTCCAGGCCCTGGGTCCCTGCCATGGGGGAGCCAAGGGAAGCCTGGGGCCTGCTGGATGGCTTCTCGATTTTCTCGGCTTGTGTTGGTGCTGATAGATGCTCTGCGATTTGACtttgcccagccccagccctcacACAGTCCTGGAGAGCCTcctgtctctctgcccttcctgggCAAACTGGACTCCTTGCAGAGGATCCTGGAGATTCAACCCCACCATGCCCGGCTCTACCAATCTAAGGCTgatccccccaccaccaccatgcaGCGCCTCAAGGCCCTCACCACAGGCTCACTGCCTACCTTCATCGATGCCGGCAGTAACTTTGCCAGCTATGCCATAGTGGAAGACAATCTCATGAAGCAACTCGCCAGTGCAG GAAGGCGTGTGGTCTTCATGGGAGATGATACCTGGAAAGATCTTTTTCCTGGAGCTTTCTCCCAAGCTTTCTTCTTCCCATCCTTCAATGTCAGAGACCTGCACACAGTGGACAATGGCATCCTGGAACACCTCTATCCAACCA TGGACAGTGGTGAATGGGATATGCTGATTGCTCACTTCCTGGGTGTGGATCACTGTGGCCACAAGTATGGCCCTCATCACCCTGAAATGGCCAAGAAACTTAGCCAAATGGACCAGGTGATCCA GGGACTTGTGGAGCGTCTGGAAAATGACACACTGCTGGTCGTGATTGGGGACCATGGGATGACCATGACTGGGGACCATGGAGGAGACAGTGAGCTGGAGATCTCGGCTGCACTTTTTCTCTACAGTCCCAAAGCCCTCTTTCCTGGTGCCCCACCAGAG GAGCCGGAGGTAGTTCCTCAAATCAGCCTTGTGCCTACGCTGGCCCTGCTGCTGGGCCTGCCCATTCCATTTGGGAACATCGGGGAGGTAATGGCTGAGCTGTTCTCAGAGGTTGAAGACTCCCAGCCTCACTCCTCTGCTCTGGCCCAAGCCTCGGCTCTCCATCTCAATGCCCAGCAG GTATCCCGATTTCTTCACACCTACTCAGCTGCTGCTCAGGACCTTCAAGTTAAGGAGCTTCATCGGCTGCAGACCCTTTTCTCCAAGGCCTCTGCTGACTACCAGCGGCTCCTGCAGAGGCCCCAGGGGGCTGAGGCAGCACTGCAGACTGTGATTACTGAGCTGCAGCAGTTCCTGCGGGGAGTTCGGGCCATATGCATTCAGTCTTGGGCTCGTTTCTCTCTGGGCCGCATG AGCTTCCTTCTCCTGCATCTGCTTGCTGCTGGGATACCCATCACCACCCCTG GTCCTTTTACTGTGCCATGGCAGGCGGTCTCTGCTTGGGCCCTCATGGCCACGCAGACCTTCTACTCCATGGGCCACCAGCCTGTCTTTCCAGCCATTCATTGGCACGCAGCCTTCGTGGGATTCCCAGAGGGTCATGGCTCCTCCACCTGGCTGCCTGCTCTGCTGGTGGGAGCCAACACCTTTGCCTCCCATCTCCTCTTTGCAG TAGGTTGCCCATTGCTTTTGCTCTGGCCCTTCCTCTGTGAGAGTCAAGGGCCCCGGAAGAGGTGGCAGCCCCTAGGGAAGAATGAAGCTGAAGCCAGAGTCaggcctgaggaggaggaggagccacTGATGGAGATGCGGCTCCGGGATGCACCTCATCACTTCAATGCAGCACTGCTGCAGCTGGGCCTCAAGTACCTCTTTGTCCTTGGCATTCAG ATTCTGGCCTGTGCCTTGGCAGCCTCCATCCTCCGCAGGCATCTCATGGTCTGGAAGGTGTTTGCCCCCAA GTTCATTTTTGAAGCCATGGGCTTTATTGTGAGCAGCGTGGGACTTTTCCTGGGCATAGCTTTGGTGATGCGAGTGGATGGTGCTGTGAGCTCCTGGTTCAGGCAGCTAGTTCTCGCCCAGCAGAGGTAG